From a region of the Oryza sativa Japonica Group chromosome 6, ASM3414082v1 genome:
- the LOC4341343 gene encoding ent-sandaracopimaradiene 3-hydroxylase, translating into MESMLVAGAGAAAVAAVGGLVAAAALADKLVAAPPPRKNRANPPPAVPGLPIIGNLHQLKEKKPHQTFAKWSETYGPIYTIKTGASPVVVLNSTEVAKEAMIDKFSSISTRKLPKAMSVLTRKSMVAISDYGDYQKMAKRNIMIGMLGFNAQKQFRGTRERMISNVLSTLHKLVSLDPHSPLNFRDVYINELFSLSLIQSLGEDVSSVYVEEFGREISKDEIFDVLVHEMMMCAVEADWRDYFPYLSWLPNKSFDTIVSTTEFRRDAIMNALIKKQKERIARGEARASYIDFLLEAERSAQLTDDQLMLLLSESILAAADTVLVTTEWTMYEIAKNPDKQELLYQEIREACGGEAVTEDDLPRLPYLNAVFHETLRLHSPVPVLPPRFVHDDTTLAGYDIAAGTQMMINVYACHMDEKVWESPGEWSPERFLGEGFEVADRYKTMAFGAGRRTCAGSLQAMNIACVAVARLVQELEWRLREGDGDKEDTMQFTALKLDPLHVHLKPRGRM; encoded by the exons CTGTTCCTGGTTTACCCATTATTGGAAATCTGCATCAATTGAAAGAAAAGAAGCCTCATCAGACGTTTGCAAAATGGTCTGAAACTTATGGACCAATCTACACTATAAAGACCGGAGCTTCTCCAGTGGTTGTGCTCAATTCAACTGAAGTAGCCAAGGAG GCGATGATTGACAAATTCTCATCCATATCTACTCGAAAGCTACCAAAAGCAATGTCTGTGCTAACTCGTAAAAGTATGGTCGCAATCAGCGACTACGGTGACTACCAAAAGATGGCGAAGCGTAATATTATGATTGGCATGTTAGGTTTTAATGCACAG AAACAGTTTCGCGGTACAAGAGAGAGGATGATCAGTAACGTGTTAAGCACTTTGCATAAGTTGGTTTCTCTTGACCCACATTCCCCTCTGAACTTCAGGGATGTTTACATTAATGAGCTGTTCAGCTTGTCCTTGATCCAG AGTTTAGGTGAGGATGTGAGTTCAGTTTATGTGGAAGAGTTTGGGAGGGAGATATCCAAGGACGAAATCTTTGATGTCCTTGTGCATGAGATGATGATGTGTGCAGTTGAGGCTGACTGGAGGGACTACTTCCCCTACCTCAGCTGGCTTCCAAACAAGAGCTTCGACACAATTGTGTCTACTACAGAATTCAGACGAGATGCTATCATGAATGCATTGATCAAGAAGCAGAAGGAGAGGATTGCACGCGGAGAG GCAAGGGCATCCTACATTGACTTCTTGCTGGAAGCTGAGAGGAGTGCACAGCTGACAGATGACCaactgatgctgctgctgtcgGAGTCCATCCTGGCTGCAGCTGATACTGTCCTGGTGACCACCGAATGGACCATGTATGAGATTGCCAAGAACCCTGACAAACAG GAGCTACTCTACCAAGAGATCCGAgaggcgtgcggcggcgaggcggtgaccGAGGACGACTTGCCGCGGCTGCCGTACCTCAACGCCGTGTTCCACGAGACGCTGCGGCTGCACTCCCCGGTGCCGGTGCTGCCCCCGAGGTTCGTCCACGACGACACCACGCTCGCCGGCTACGACATCGCGGCGGGCACCCAGATGATGATCAACGTGTACGCGTGCCACATGGACGAGAAGGTGTGGGAGTCGCCGGGGGAGTGGTCGCCGGAGAGGTTCCTCGGCGAGGGGTTCGAGGTGGCGGACAGGTACAAGACGATGGCGTTCGGCGCCGGGAGGAGGACCTGCGCGGGGAGCCTGCAGGCGATGAACATCGCGTGCGTCGCCGTGGCGCGCCTCGTGCAGGAGCTCGAGTGGAGGCTGAGGGAGGGCGACGGGGACAAGGAGGACACCATGCAGTTCACCGCCTTGAAGCTTGACCCGCTGCATGTCCACCTCAAGCCCAGAGGAAGGATGTGA